In Fibrobacter sp. UWH4, a single genomic region encodes these proteins:
- a CDS encoding division/cell wall cluster transcriptional repressor MraZ, which translates to MSSSLFIGQAQTAIDGKGRSSFPREFRRQLLPSDGEKLVVTRGPARTLRLYTLPEYEKFMADLDSRSDRRQADLVRRGLCPTVVELDGQNRILLPKILLEYAGLKDEVLYVQASGKTLELWNPERFNAMYGLTTEDAVAAFDAAYYGESLTEGDDGRR; encoded by the coding sequence ATGAGTTCTTCGTTGTTCATAGGTCAGGCCCAGACGGCTATCGACGGAAAGGGAAGGTCTTCCTTCCCTAGGGAATTCCGTCGTCAGCTGCTGCCGTCCGACGGGGAAAAGCTCGTGGTCACTCGTGGCCCGGCTAGGACCCTTCGGCTGTATACCCTGCCCGAATACGAAAAATTCATGGCCGACCTCGACTCGAGGTCCGACCGCCGTCAAGCCGACCTAGTTCGCAGAGGCCTCTGTCCCACGGTTGTGGAACTGGATGGTCAGAACCGCATTTTACTTCCAAAAATCTTGTTGGAGTATGCTGGTCTAAAGGATGAAGTCCTTTACGTACAAGCTAGCGGAAAGACTCTGGAACTATGGAATCCGGAACGCTTCAATGCCATGTATGGATTGACTACAGAGGATGCTGTTGCTGCATTCGATGCCGCGTACTACGGAGAAAGCTTGACGGAGGGCGACGATGGCCGAAGATAA
- the infB gene encoding translation initiation factor IF-2: MANEDQIKPVDWAESHGIKVDVVMKLLRDAGVTVRTHMSKVDAADYEKIEAAAESERQKAEARNKNLKKASSAETSNASDKKKESASAGEGKLKVKLIKGKKPAKPATAPAAAKPAPVEAPKPAAPAAAPAAPAASVAASPAPKAEVKPAAPVAPAAPAPKPAAPAPAKPTMVTPGMELKQPPMKAQVFKPDEAILARIKKSQQQAQAGRGGHRNGSGNQQGYTGTFGRLSNNGDNRNGGRRNDNRGGNGGNGGNNGGRTYTGRTGGFTGSSMQDAFNASNGGGQGFGGQNQAGKGGKPQNGRHGQNDKNRRGYGKDRQDQQKEMQQEAVRQNVSRVMADLSKKPVKKVYRKEHNDNTSGEEKKILKTSDFITVGELAGLMDQMPARVIAKCMEMGMMVTINARLDFETIQLLADEFGYEAQLMEEYEEEVLGVEEESSENLKPRHPVVTVMGHVDHGKTSLLDWIRKTHVVAGESGGITQHIGAYEVTTSQGKVTFLDTPGHEAFSAMRARGSQVTDVIVLVVAADSMVMPQTVESIELAKREKVPMVVAITKIDLPTANPDKIRAQLAERGVEVEQWGGSTSCIEVSARTGQGMNDLLETLALEAEVLELKANPDAHARGAVVESKLDVGKGSMATILVQNGTLHVGDPFVCGIYAGRVRAMFNERGEQMKEAPPSAPCQVLGFDGTPQAGDDLIVVEDEKTAREIASKRRMAARERDLRARKTVSLENSFNEKKEGKLSELNLIVKADVGGSAEALAASLEKLTNKEVRVNIIRKGVGTITESDILLATTASAIIISFHLMPSLSIREMAEKEGIEIRNYRVIYDCIEDITNAVEGLLKPTLREELSGEAEIRQVFKIPKIGLIAGCMVTDGEVDRTSHVRVYRNGVELGTTVVQSLKRMKDDVKSVARGFECGIGLKGYEDIKEGDSLIFFKEIKVARTLKDVAREEAEEKAKKAAEEEVK, from the coding sequence ATGGCTAATGAAGATCAAATTAAACCAGTAGATTGGGCTGAATCCCATGGCATCAAGGTCGATGTCGTGATGAAGCTGCTTCGCGATGCGGGCGTGACGGTCCGTACTCACATGTCCAAGGTGGATGCCGCGGACTACGAGAAAATCGAAGCTGCCGCCGAAAGCGAACGCCAGAAAGCCGAAGCCCGCAACAAGAACCTGAAGAAGGCGTCTTCCGCCGAAACTTCCAATGCTTCTGATAAGAAGAAAGAGTCTGCTTCGGCTGGCGAAGGCAAGTTGAAGGTCAAACTCATCAAGGGTAAGAAACCGGCGAAACCTGCTACCGCTCCTGCGGCTGCAAAGCCCGCTCCAGTCGAAGCTCCGAAGCCTGCCGCTCCGGCCGCTGCTCCTGCAGCCCCCGCGGCATCCGTTGCTGCGTCTCCGGCCCCCAAGGCCGAGGTGAAGCCCGCCGCTCCGGTCGCTCCCGCGGCACCTGCTCCGAAGCCCGCCGCTCCGGCCCCGGCAAAGCCCACGATGGTTACGCCCGGTATGGAACTCAAGCAGCCTCCGATGAAGGCCCAGGTGTTCAAACCCGACGAAGCGATTCTCGCCCGTATCAAGAAGTCCCAGCAGCAGGCCCAGGCCGGTCGCGGTGGTCACCGCAATGGTTCTGGTAACCAGCAGGGCTATACAGGTACTTTTGGCCGTCTCTCGAACAATGGCGACAACCGCAATGGCGGCCGCCGTAACGACAACCGCGGTGGAAACGGCGGTAATGGCGGCAATAACGGTGGCCGTACCTATACAGGCCGCACCGGTGGCTTTACCGGCAGTTCGATGCAGGACGCCTTCAACGCCAGCAATGGCGGCGGCCAGGGATTTGGCGGCCAGAACCAGGCTGGCAAGGGCGGAAAGCCGCAGAACGGTCGTCACGGACAGAATGACAAGAACCGTCGCGGTTACGGCAAGGACCGTCAGGACCAGCAGAAGGAAATGCAACAGGAAGCCGTTCGCCAGAACGTTTCCCGCGTGATGGCCGACCTGTCCAAGAAGCCTGTCAAGAAAGTTTATCGCAAGGAGCATAACGACAATACTTCTGGCGAAGAAAAGAAAATCCTCAAGACTTCCGACTTTATTACCGTGGGCGAACTCGCCGGTCTTATGGACCAGATGCCGGCCCGCGTGATCGCGAAGTGCATGGAAATGGGCATGATGGTGACCATCAACGCCCGTCTCGATTTTGAAACGATTCAGCTGTTGGCCGACGAATTCGGTTACGAAGCCCAGCTGATGGAAGAATACGAAGAAGAAGTGCTCGGCGTGGAAGAGGAATCTTCCGAGAACCTGAAGCCGCGTCACCCGGTGGTGACGGTGATGGGCCACGTTGACCACGGTAAGACCTCTTTGCTCGACTGGATCCGTAAGACCCACGTGGTTGCCGGTGAATCGGGCGGCATTACGCAGCACATCGGTGCATACGAAGTCACGACCTCCCAGGGTAAGGTGACCTTCCTCGATACTCCGGGTCACGAAGCGTTCAGCGCCATGCGTGCTCGCGGTTCCCAGGTCACCGACGTGATCGTGCTGGTGGTGGCAGCCGACTCCATGGTGATGCCGCAGACGGTGGAATCCATCGAACTTGCCAAGCGCGAAAAGGTTCCGATGGTCGTTGCGATCACGAAGATAGACCTTCCGACGGCCAACCCCGACAAGATCCGCGCCCAGCTCGCCGAACGCGGTGTGGAAGTGGAACAGTGGGGCGGTTCTACGAGCTGTATCGAAGTGTCCGCCCGTACGGGTCAGGGCATGAATGATCTTTTGGAAACCTTGGCGCTCGAAGCCGAAGTGCTCGAACTCAAGGCTAACCCCGACGCACACGCACGCGGTGCCGTGGTCGAATCCAAGCTCGACGTGGGTAAGGGTTCCATGGCGACGATCCTCGTGCAGAACGGTACGCTCCATGTGGGTGACCCGTTCGTCTGCGGTATCTACGCAGGCCGTGTACGTGCCATGTTTAACGAACGCGGTGAACAGATGAAGGAAGCTCCTCCGTCTGCTCCGTGCCAGGTGCTCGGCTTCGACGGTACTCCGCAGGCCGGTGACGACCTGATCGTGGTCGAAGACGAAAAGACCGCACGCGAAATTGCTTCCAAGCGCCGTATGGCTGCTCGTGAACGCGACCTTCGCGCTCGTAAGACCGTGTCCTTGGAAAATTCCTTCAACGAAAAGAAGGAAGGCAAGCTCTCCGAACTCAACCTTATCGTCAAGGCCGACGTGGGTGGTTCTGCCGAAGCTCTTGCCGCAAGCCTCGAAAAGCTTACCAACAAGGAAGTCCGCGTCAATATCATCCGCAAGGGTGTGGGTACCATTACGGAATCCGATATTCTCTTGGCGACGACCGCTTCTGCAATCATTATTTCCTTCCACTTGATGCCGTCGCTCTCTATCCGCGAAATGGCCGAGAAGGAAGGCATCGAAATCCGCAACTACCGCGTGATTTACGACTGTATCGAGGATATCACGAACGCTGTGGAAGGCCTCCTCAAGCCGACGCTCCGCGAGGAACTCTCCGGCGAAGCCGAAATCCGCCAGGTGTTCAAGATTCCGAAGATCGGTCTCATCGCAGGCTGTATGGTTACCGACGGCGAAGTCGACCGTACGAGCCATGTGCGCGTGTACCGCAATGGCGTGGAACTCGGTACGACCGTGGTCCAGTCCTTGAAGCGCATGAAGGACGACGTCAAGTCTGTCGCTCGTGGCTTTGAATGCGGTATCGGCCTTAAGGGTTACGAAGACATCAAGGAAGGCGATAGCTTGATTTTCTTCAAGGAAATCAAGGTTGCCCGTACCCTGAAGGATGTGGCCCGCGAAGAAGCCGAAGAAAAGGCGAAGAAAGCCGCGGAAGAGGAAGTTAAGTAA
- a CDS encoding pseudouridine synthase, translating to MSNSGFVLLDKIAGETSFKALFPLKRVFSTKRVGHAGTLDLRASGLIIAATGRCTRLLPFVEAKDKCYSFRLHLGYETDTLEWDGEVVAQDEFGIRNSEFGIDDSCCHPGAAGDRIQGITREAVEAVLPQFTGDIEQIPPKYCAVKINGVRASDLMERGRNIELNPRKIHIGELKVIGEGKVTEGCSGKEFATFDLICECSKGTYIRALGRDIGRALGTYACVSQIRRHRIGNVAVESAVRGEDLTRENLLPVDAVLDFPVVRLTDEQVATIRQGNWLPWKEKVEGVGPEGNVFAANMQGEVLSLCHYEPGRIKPKFYLGEDG from the coding sequence TTGAGCAATTCCGGCTTCGTTCTTTTGGACAAGATCGCTGGCGAAACTTCTTTTAAGGCCCTTTTCCCGCTGAAAAGGGTCTTTTCTACGAAGCGCGTAGGTCATGCGGGTACGCTTGACTTGCGCGCGTCTGGCTTGATTATTGCGGCCACGGGCCGCTGCACGCGTCTTTTGCCGTTTGTAGAGGCAAAGGACAAGTGCTACAGCTTTAGGCTGCATCTGGGTTACGAGACCGACACCCTCGAGTGGGATGGGGAAGTCGTCGCTCAGGATGAATTCGGAATACGGAATTCGGAATTTGGAATCGATGATAGTTGCTGTCATCCTGGAGCCGCAGGCGATAGGATCCAAGGCATTACTCGCGAAGCCGTTGAAGCGGTTCTTCCGCAGTTTACGGGCGACATCGAGCAGATTCCGCCGAAGTACTGCGCCGTGAAAATCAACGGCGTTCGTGCAAGCGACCTGATGGAACGGGGCCGTAACATTGAGTTGAATCCCCGCAAGATTCACATTGGCGAACTCAAGGTAATCGGCGAAGGTAAAGTGACCGAGGGTTGCTCCGGCAAGGAATTTGCGACTTTCGACTTGATTTGCGAATGCTCCAAGGGAACTTACATCCGCGCACTTGGACGCGATATCGGACGTGCCCTCGGGACCTACGCCTGCGTATCGCAGATACGCAGACACCGCATCGGCAACGTGGCGGTGGAGAGTGCCGTGCGTGGCGAGGACTTGACCCGTGAGAATCTGTTGCCAGTCGATGCGGTGCTCGACTTTCCGGTGGTGCGCCTGACCGACGAACAGGTGGCTACCATCCGCCAGGGAAACTGGCTCCCATGGAAAGAGAAAGTCGAGGGCGTAGGCCCTGAGGGAAATGTGTTTGCCGCGAACATGCAAGGCGAGGTCTTGAGCCTATGCCACTATGAACCGGGACGCATCAAGCCGAAGTTCTACTTAGGGGAAGATGGGTAA
- the rbfA gene encoding 30S ribosome-binding factor RbfA, producing the protein MSRRTDRLDEQFREEIGKLLQKGLKDPRVSSLASITRVTITDDLSYAKVMVSVMGSDKEKRDSLIGLKNSAGYIRTVLGKALKIRKIPELNFVLDENLEHAMHIESILAELKQKGDL; encoded by the coding sequence ATGAGTAGAAGAACCGACAGATTAGACGAACAGTTCCGCGAGGAAATCGGCAAGCTCTTGCAGAAGGGCTTGAAGGATCCTCGTGTGAGCAGCCTCGCAAGCATTACGCGTGTGACGATTACTGACGACCTGAGCTACGCAAAGGTGATGGTGTCGGTGATGGGTTCCGACAAGGAAAAGCGTGATTCGCTGATTGGCCTCAAGAATTCGGCGGGTTACATCCGTACGGTTTTGGGCAAGGCGCTCAAGATTAGGAAGATTCCCGAGCTGAATTTTGTTCTGGATGAAAACCTGGAACACGCCATGCATATCGAAAGCATCTTGGCCGAACTGAAGCAGAAAGGGGATCTCTAG
- a CDS encoding sodium-dependent transporter, with amino-acid sequence MERETFKSRLGFILIAAGCAIGLGNVWRFPYIAGQYGGAAFVLPYLGFLLFLGLPILMAELALGRGGRSGIARAFDNLEKPGTKWHWAKFPLISANYILMAFYSVVTGWMFYYFYKMVTDPKFLMGTPDQIAAGFGEMLSNPGLMIFWMTVAIVIGLFIVSLGLQKGVERITKTMMICLLVIMVILAIRAVTLPGSTAGLEFYLLPSLERLTQSGKGIGEAIFAAFAHAFFTLSLGIGSMAIFGSYIGKHHSLAKEATSVCILDTVVALVAGIIVIPSCFAFNQSPGQGPGLIFVTLSNVFAMMPAGRFFGAAFFLFMSFAAMSTLIAVFENLVSFWMDLKGYKRRKVAYWNILIVFLLSLPCALGFNVLSSFEPFGPGSCVLDLEDFIVSNTMLPAGGMFIAIFCSSRYGWGQEKFFAEMNAGKGYKIPYNAAFRIYFKWILPALVSILLIQGYLSKFAPELCAKIFG; translated from the coding sequence ATGGAACGCGAAACCTTTAAATCAAGACTCGGATTTATCCTCATTGCCGCCGGTTGCGCCATTGGCCTGGGCAACGTGTGGCGATTCCCTTACATTGCCGGCCAGTACGGCGGAGCGGCCTTTGTGCTTCCCTACCTCGGCTTCCTGCTTTTCCTGGGCCTGCCCATCTTGATGGCAGAACTCGCCCTGGGTCGTGGAGGCCGAAGCGGTATCGCCCGCGCCTTCGACAACCTGGAAAAACCGGGTACCAAGTGGCACTGGGCCAAGTTCCCGCTGATTTCGGCCAACTATATATTAATGGCGTTCTATTCAGTGGTTACCGGCTGGATGTTCTACTACTTCTACAAGATGGTCACCGACCCCAAGTTCCTCATGGGCACTCCGGATCAGATTGCGGCCGGTTTCGGCGAAATGCTTTCGAACCCGGGCCTCATGATTTTCTGGATGACGGTTGCCATTGTCATCGGCCTCTTTATCGTGTCGCTCGGCCTCCAGAAGGGTGTGGAACGCATCACCAAGACCATGATGATTTGCTTGCTTGTCATTATGGTGATTCTTGCGATTCGCGCCGTGACGCTCCCCGGTTCTACGGCAGGCCTTGAATTCTACCTGTTGCCGTCCTTGGAACGCCTTACGCAATCGGGCAAGGGCATCGGCGAAGCAATCTTCGCCGCCTTTGCGCACGCCTTCTTTACCTTGAGCCTCGGTATCGGCAGCATGGCCATTTTCGGTAGCTACATCGGAAAGCATCATTCCCTGGCAAAAGAAGCCACGAGCGTCTGCATTCTGGATACCGTCGTCGCCTTGGTCGCGGGCATCATTGTGATTCCCAGCTGCTTTGCCTTCAACCAGTCTCCTGGTCAGGGCCCGGGTCTTATCTTCGTGACGCTTTCTAACGTGTTCGCCATGATGCCTGCAGGCAGGTTCTTCGGTGCAGCCTTCTTCCTGTTCATGTCTTTTGCGGCCATGTCCACGCTGATTGCCGTATTCGAAAACCTGGTGTCGTTCTGGATGGATCTCAAGGGATACAAGCGCCGCAAGGTCGCCTATTGGAACATCCTAATCGTGTTCCTGCTTTCGCTCCCCTGCGCTCTCGGCTTCAACGTGCTTTCCAGCTTTGAACCGTTCGGTCCCGGCAGCTGTGTTTTGGATCTCGAAGACTTTATCGTGAGCAACACCATGCTCCCGGCGGGCGGCATGTTCATCGCCATCTTCTGCTCCAGCCGCTACGGTTGGGGACAAGAAAAATTCTTTGCCGAAATGAATGCCGGTAAGGGTTACAAGATCCCTTACAATGCCGCCTTCAGAATCTACTTCAAGTGGATTTTGCCGGCTCTCGTTTCGATCCTCTTGATTCAGGGATACCTTTCCAAGTTTGCGCCGGAACTCTGTGCCAAGATTTTCGGATAA
- the ribF gene encoding riboflavin biosynthesis protein RibF: MKRAVTMGNFDGCHLGHQALFRTLKAVAEVNGWTPTVISFEPHSNYVLRGPGDPLLLTTTEEKREFIESLGLEFLVLPFTPEVAKLPFDVFVRQELIEKRGVCAMFFGHDHCFGAGGKGNYETITAAFPELSTAMLSIVLHKGERVSSSAVRNALLNGDVSRAQAYLGRPYRLSGTIVSGKRLGHTIGFPTANLQVEKYKFLPKRGVYVATARLPGVVDADGAHDERVFRAVVNIGTQPSTGNQPLAIEAYLLDFSEDIYGCPMVLDLMAYLRPEQKFASLDDLVRQIGMDADTARNYNGNHWAE, translated from the coding sequence ATGAAACGTGCTGTGACGATGGGAAATTTTGACGGATGTCACCTGGGACACCAGGCGTTGTTCCGTACGCTCAAGGCCGTTGCCGAAGTCAACGGCTGGACTCCGACCGTTATCAGTTTCGAGCCTCATTCCAACTACGTGCTGCGCGGCCCTGGCGATCCGCTGCTCCTTACGACCACCGAAGAAAAGCGCGAATTTATCGAAAGCCTGGGCCTTGAATTCCTGGTGCTCCCGTTTACGCCCGAAGTCGCAAAGCTCCCGTTCGATGTCTTTGTCCGCCAGGAACTGATTGAAAAGCGCGGCGTGTGCGCCATGTTTTTCGGTCACGACCATTGCTTTGGTGCCGGCGGCAAGGGAAACTACGAAACGATTACCGCCGCCTTCCCCGAACTTTCGACGGCCATGCTCTCAATCGTGCTCCATAAGGGGGAACGCGTGAGTTCTTCGGCTGTGCGTAACGCGCTACTGAATGGCGACGTTTCGCGTGCGCAGGCTTATCTGGGGCGCCCTTATCGTTTGTCGGGGACGATTGTCTCGGGAAAGCGCCTGGGACATACCATCGGTTTTCCAACGGCGAACCTTCAGGTAGAAAAGTACAAGTTCCTGCCCAAGCGCGGCGTGTACGTAGCGACGGCCCGTCTGCCGGGAGTTGTCGATGCTGACGGAGCTCACGATGAACGCGTCTTCCGCGCAGTGGTGAATATCGGTACGCAACCGTCTACCGGCAACCAGCCGCTTGCGATCGAGGCATATCTGCTCGATTTCAGCGAGGACATTTACGGATGCCCGATGGTCCTTGACTTGATGGCCTACCTGCGCCCTGAACAAAAGTTCGCATCTTTGGATGACCTGGTACGCCAGATTGGCATGGATGCCGACACTGCCCGCAATTACAACGGCAACCACTGGGCTGAATAG